A window of Oryza glaberrima chromosome 2, OglaRS2, whole genome shotgun sequence genomic DNA:
TGATTGGACCCGATGACGCGCTGGTGGCGCCGTTAGCTGCCCCACGACCACGTCCACTAGTCCgtgttggcacttggcagtcGAAAACTTAAATATACCATAAACACCTTCATTCTTTGCAGcgtaatatattaaaaacatatatgctcACATAAATGTCGGTACTAGTAATCCGTGTTCACCACTAGAGCTTGCCATTTCTCTGCTGGGACCACAATGTTGCCACCCGCATTCCCGTTGTTTCGGTTTTCTTCATTGCCAACCGTAGCATCTTCAATGAAAACGAAACCCCATCATCCAGGAACGTGTTTTGACGCACTCACCCGGCCATGTTCACCACTATAGCTCGTTGTTGTCGTTTCTCTTTCTATTAGGACCACATCACCCACTAGTGAAGAAACGATATTTAATACCGGTTGGAAACCCCCCTTTAGTACCGGTTGCAACAGTGGCAAGCAAatagggactaaagatcccgatCTTTAGTCGGTTAAaataaccggtactaaagatgcatACCAAGTCATACAGACGTGTGAGATGTGGGATTCGAACTCAAGATCTCTCATCTTAACACTCACACGCATTATCATCCCACCTACTACACATATATGACTTGGATAGTGATACTTTCTTTTTAAACTAACCATGGAGGCATCACCAACTGGTACTAAAAATAACACCAGCCGAGACTAAAAATGTTTCCAGGGACGTGGACtactttagtaccggttctaaATCTAGCCGAAATatttgtgattttgggtaccACGATGAAAGATCAGTTCTCTAGTATTGGTTGTTGGTTGTGTTTCCGTTGTTTTGGTTTTCTTCGTTGCCGATCGCCGTTCTATGGACAAGTCACATCATAGGACACATTCGGCTACCTTCCACACTGTTGTTTGGTGAATTGGAAAAAGATAATAAATGTCAAAGAAATGGGTACCCGTTCCTAAATAATGGATCTAATTTTCATCTATGGTTtaaaataagttattttttatttctatctAATTTTCAGTTGTTTTTTCCATTTACAGTATTAGTTTTACTATTTGATCCAATAAAAATTGTTGGAAACTATAATTTTCCTTCGTATTGAATTATTTATAgctaaactaaaaaaaatgggCCTTTAGCACTATATTGAATTATCGTTTAGGCCAAAGTTATTTGTAGTTTCATGTTGTTATttctataattatattatgttCATCATTTATGCCCAGTTGTAGTATATGATTTAGAATTTTAATTTATGTCAATGAATGTTATTTAGAACCCATTGCAATGCAAGGGCATTACACTAGTTAAATATATAAGTGAGTGAAGAGATTGGAGAGGAAAAGTAGATACCAAGATACGATACGTAAGTAGCCTTGCAAGAGTGCACACAGTTACCACCAGTACGTGTACGTAGTATCTGTGTTTTCTTTCCAAGTACGTATTGTATATTTATTCATTTATTGACAGAACATACACTTATTGTAGATAGTAGTTGCCACTGATAGATCGATTATTCAGCCTCATGATCCTTAGCAGCAGCGGTGGCAATCTCCCCAGTAGCCGCGGTGGCAGCACCCCCAACGGCAGCCGTGGTTGGGCCAGTACGGGTAGTGGCCTGGGCCTGGGGGATAGTAGCCGCCGTTCGAAGGAGGgtagtagccgccgccgccgcctcctcctcctcctcctcctccactgccgccgcctccgcctccgcctccgcctccgccgccaccctgcTTGTTGGCCtctgcatgcatggatggatgggcgTACATCACATACGTATACTTATGAAACATCGATCGATGCAAATTAATCATACATGAAGAGCGTGAAAACTAACTGAACATATAAAAAAACGAGCGTATGCAATATATAAAAGCTATATATGTGCAGATGTTTGCTCGAAGAGTTGAGGTGTACATGCATTTgatcttaatttaatttatttttctacgCAAAGGTAAACATAGATATGTAGCTAGCTATAGTGTGTGCGCTCACGACGATCTTGGGCCGAGGCGACGAAGCAGAAAGCAGCAACGAGGAGAAGGGTGAACACGATGAGAGCCTTACGCGCCATCtatgctagattttttttttgtttgatctaATAACTGATTACTGATGAGAAACTTGCACGCAAACCAAGCGTATTTATAGGCAGAATGAAGGCTGCTGATCGTGGACTCGAGGTCAATTGAGTAGTTGATTACGATATATCAGCCCTAGCTCGTTGACACTCTCAACTCTCGATCGATCTAGCAAACATCTGCAACATATATAGTATGCATTCCTGCCATCATGTTAATTGACTGTGTAGCTAGATTTGGTCGGATTTAACAAAGTCCAGTAGCTAGTACAGACGAAAATCCAATTGTATATGGATTTTGACAAGGTTTAATATATTGTGCCATGCACCCATTTGAAAAAGTCAAATATGATCGAGTAGACGAGATAGAATGTTTTTGCCAGCCCTACGTAGACATGCATACATGTTCCTAGCTAGTTAATTTAAAGGAAAAAGGGATGTAAGAAAGATAAACCCAAGTGTCTAATGTCAAAACAAGGCGGCCGAAATGTAGAGCTTGCAGTAAATAATTCTTTGCTCAGTCTCCAGACGTACGAGACAGATTCGTAAAATTAAAGACGGTATGAAATATCTATTTTGCCCTTCGTTCCTTCCCCGGTCTATCCTGTCTCGCACCTGCACGAGCGCTCCACGCAGCGCACGGGTGCTGGCGGCGCAGATGATCGGCGATGGTAGCGCGCAGAGCGGCTGTGGAGGAGGGTGATCAGGTGGGCCGACATGGAAGAGGTCGGGGTGGGGGAATTAATGTGGAAGAAGGCGACGCAAATGACGCAAACCTCATTGGATCTCGATGACGTACTGGTGGTGCCGTTCGCTACCTCACGACCACGTCCACTAGTCCATGTTGACAGtcataaaacttatatataccATAAACACCTTTCATTCTTTGCGTAATATATTACAAACTCACATAAATGTCGGGACTAATAACCGTGTTCACCACCAGAGTTTGCCGTTTCTCTGCCGGGACGTGTTCACCGCCAGAGTTTGCCATTTCTCTGCCAGGACCACATCGTTGACACTAGTGTTGCTGTAGTTTTGGTGTTTTTCATTGCCAACCGTAGCGCATTCCGACAATGTGTTTTGACGCACTCACCAGGCTATGTTCACCACTA
This region includes:
- the LOC127761404 gene encoding glycine-rich cell wall structural protein-like, with the translated sequence MARKALIVFTLLLVAAFCFVASAQDRQANKQGGGGGGGGGGGGGSGGGGGGGGGGGGYYPPSNGGYYPPGPGHYPYWPNHGCRWGCCHRGYWGDCHRCC